The genomic segment GCGGTGGCGGTACGAGCCGGCCGGGCGCACGCTCGTCGGTGACTCGGGCCAGACGACGGGGGGCGTGCGGTACGAGGTCAGCAGCCTGGAGACAAGACCGTCGGCGGAGCAACTGGCGAGTGCGCCGGACGCGCCGCCCGAGGTGCTGAGGCAGTACACCCGGGTCCCCTCCTCGCTGCCGAAGGTGGTCGAGGAGACGGCGGCCGAGCTGACCCGGGGCATGACGAACGACTACGAGCGCGCGGTGAGGCTGCAGAACTGGTTCGCGTCGGACGGCGGATTCGCCTACGACACCTCGGTGAACTCGGGTACGGGCAGCGCCGCGATCGGCCGGTTCCTCAAGGACAGGCGGGGCTTCTGCGTCCACTTCTCGTTCACGATGGCCGCGATGGCGAGGACGCTGGGCATTCCGGCCCGGGTCGCGGTGGGGTTCGCGCCGGGCTCCCCGCAGCCGGACGGGCGGTACTCGGTCGGACTGCGTGACGCGCACGCCTGGCCCGAGCTGTACTTCGCGGGCGTGGGCTGGACCCGCTTCGAACCGACTCCGACCCGTGGTTCCGCCCCTGTCTACACGCAGCCGGAAACCCCCGCGGGGGACACGGCCGACCCGGCCCGACCCGAGACGTCTGCCTCGGCCGCGCCGTCGGCGGCCCCCTCCGCCTCGGACAACTGCCCGGCGCGGATGCGCAAGCAGGGTGAGTGCGGCGGTTCGACGGCGCCGGGCGCCGCACTGCCCACGGACCCGGGAACCCCCGTCGGCACGGTGGCGGGAATCGTCCTGGGCGCACTGGTGGTGCTGGTGCTGCCGTTCCTGCCGCTGCTGTGGCGGCTACGGGTGCGCAGGCGCAGGCTGACCGGCTCGCAGGGTCGCGCTCCCGCCGACACCGCGGCCCGGGTGTTGGCCGTCTGGCAGGAGGTCGTCGACTCGGCCTGGGACCACGGCATCCCGCCCGACGACGCCCGGACCCCGCGCGGAACGGTGGACCGGATCGTGCGGCTGGGGCGGCTGGACGAGAGCGCGGCGAACGCGGCCCATCGAGTGGCGGACGCGGTGGAACAGGTGCTGTACGCACCGCGGCCGATGTTCCGTCCTGGGCTGGTCGAGGACGTCTCGGCGATACGGGCGGGATTGCGCGCCGGGACCGGCCGGGGCACTCGGTGGCGTGCGGTTCTGGCGCCGCGCTCGGCCGTCCGGGTGGTCTGGGCGGTCTCGGAACGCTGGGCGGCGTACACCCACCGCAGGAGAACGGCCGGAGAGAACCGTCGTCTCCGCTGGGCGGCGCGGCTGCGCAGACCCTCCCGCCAGCAGGGCTGATCCCGGCCGCCCTC from the Streptomyces sp. AM 4-1-1 genome contains:
- a CDS encoding DUF3488 and transglutaminase-like domain-containing protein; amino-acid sequence: MSGRGRPALCAFAATLMTAAAMLPLVRSSGWIVQAAFLLAVQSGAGTLARRMSLPRLLTVASQALVTVLLLSVVFAREQALVGVVPGPDAVRRIADLLTAGADDIGEYAIPAPATDGIRLMLIGGVLVIGLVVDVLAVTFRNAAPAGLPLLAMYSVAAGLADGGAGWLWFLLAASGYLLLLLSEGRDRLARWGRVFGASTRSSGGLTAGIQASDRTTFASVRTGRRIGVLALGVALVVPAALPALDGGLLSVGHGSGDGKGGGGGTISAVNPLVSLQDDLNQPEDREVMSYRTTSGNPQDFYLRILALDEFTGDEWRASKRGLTDVPRRLPGPDGLTGSVAVSEVTSEISASSSYRQTYLPLPYPATEVDVAGRWRYEPAGRTLVGDSGQTTGGVRYEVSSLETRPSAEQLASAPDAPPEVLRQYTRVPSSLPKVVEETAAELTRGMTNDYERAVRLQNWFASDGGFAYDTSVNSGTGSAAIGRFLKDRRGFCVHFSFTMAAMARTLGIPARVAVGFAPGSPQPDGRYSVGLRDAHAWPELYFAGVGWTRFEPTPTRGSAPVYTQPETPAGDTADPARPETSASAAPSAAPSASDNCPARMRKQGECGGSTAPGAALPTDPGTPVGTVAGIVLGALVVLVLPFLPLLWRLRVRRRRLTGSQGRAPADTAARVLAVWQEVVDSAWDHGIPPDDARTPRGTVDRIVRLGRLDESAANAAHRVADAVEQVLYAPRPMFRPGLVEDVSAIRAGLRAGTGRGTRWRAVLAPRSAVRVVWAVSERWAAYTHRRRTAGENRRLRWAARLRRPSRQQG